A genomic segment from Mercenaria mercenaria strain notata unplaced genomic scaffold, MADL_Memer_1 contig_902, whole genome shotgun sequence encodes:
- the LOC128554960 gene encoding RING finger protein 145-like — protein sequence METVEKGAQFVPKYTQRLFEHIEKQALRIGEKYDNYMDNTSPRKKYLCEILLRVPLIFIIHQWLLLSPYSNYWIIDIFLFIVRYGVVFPLVGTWAFNSGVLLQVYTVLTIDVAVTWLKRIDYWTHQDEEYGICHEKNVLVWTNITEQSRVPEICSISMQIVYLCCRPGAFAHRGKVHISASIYIGLFATLVPNILSVLSIFPSFLSEVSYWIESTLLITVCIFEVGSNMDADIKVDENKLMLLTAKHTLTIDEQTRLEYRTRIQDLQRRIEKRNQGGNYADRFPGKWFMRDTMLAFGALYFLFTLLIEITIYQTQLTSLSSSDTLFKVLTVWCTTHVIVVFISYGLGLLSNLCVALCHIFLTTEIIIIEAFDANIGGIVQVSALIAFTEANILSLEYTEKLEAMKMVVFLSVYAIIFQTLDVLEQKILNAVNSGMSPGVLFFMRVGILTGLLATVPTFFTIIVSEHLDINPWLLFIASGNCMLILRTVFMFLECTFVSFTWNTTQHLGRLEDLIHYTQVSKCLCLVVLNTLQSYYKYICPFFKGWWLLRLFVAVFSCLVVVCGFGMMELKRYNSRNRLRSLLNNLPDVTFKSTNTTNENSAEETQECAICYSFLSEGKTLPCKHAFHKDCLRRWFQVKAVCPFCNTEIK from the exons ATGGAGACCGTAGAAAAAGGAGCTCAATTTGTACCGAAGTATACACAAAGATTGTTTGAACATATTGAGAAACAAGCACTTCGAATTGGtgaaaaatatgataattatatgGATAATACTTCACCCAGAAAGAAATATCTGTGTGAAATATTGCTAAGGGTTCCGTTGATTTTCATTATTCACCAATGGCTACTTCTCAGTCCGTATTCTAATTACTGGATTATTGATATTTTCCTCTTCATCGTCCGATACGGAG ttGTATTTCCCCTGGTTGGAACATGGGCATTCAACAGCGGAGTCCTTCTGCAAGTATACACTGTCCTTACAATAGATGTAGCCGTCACATGGTTGAAACGAATTGATTATTGGACACATCAAGACGAAGAATATGGTATTTGCCATGAGAAGAATGTCCTTGTTTGGACTAATATAACAGAACAATCAAGGGTACCAGAGATATGTTCCATTTCAATGCAGATTGTCTACCTTTGTTGCAGACCTGGAGCGTTCGCGCACAGAGGGAAAGTGCATATATCCGCCTCGATATACATTGGATTGTTTGCGACCCTTGTTCCCAATATTCTAAGCGTTTTAAGTATATTTCCTTCTTTTCTGTCGGAAGTTTCATATTGGATAGAAAGTACATTATTGATAACAGTGTGTATATTTGAAGTAGGTTCAAATATGGATGCAGATATTAAAGttgatgaaaataaattaatgctACTGACTGCCAAGCACACACTGACAATTGATGAGCAGACGAGACTAGAATACAGAACTAGAATTCAAGACTTACAACGACGTATAGAAAAACGAAATCAGGGTGGTAACTATGCGGATCGGTTTCCAGGCAAATGGTTCATGCGAGATACAATGCTTGCCTTTGGAGCTTTGTATTTTCTCTTTACTCTTCTGATCGAAATTACCATCTATCAAACACAACTCACGTCTTTGTCGTCATCCGATACACTTTTTAAAGTATTAACTGTTTGGTGCACGACACATGTCATTGTTGTTTTCATTTCGTATGGACTTGGACTTCTGTCTAATCTGTGCGTTGCTCTGTGTCACATATTCCTAACTACTGAAATAATCATAATAGAGGCTTTCGATGCGAACATTGGTGGCATTGTACAAGTATCTGCGCTCATAGCATTTACTGAAGCAAACATTTTGTCTTTAGAGTACACTGAAAAATTAGAAGCCATGAAAATGGTAGTATTCCTTTCAGTATATGCTATAATCTTCCAAACACTCGATGTTCTGGAACAGAAAATACTTAATGCAGTTAACAGCGGCATGTCCCCAGGTGTGTTATTCTTCATGAGGGTCGGGATTCTGACAGGACTTCTTGCGACTGTCCCAACCTTTTTCACAATTATTGTATCGGAACATTTAGACATAAATCCATGGCTTCTCTTTATTGCATCTGGAAATTGTATGCTAATACTTCGAACTGTGTTTATGTTTTTGGAATGTACCTTCGTGTCTTTCACATGGAACACTACACAGCATCTAGGTAGATTAGAAGACCTGATACATTACACGCAAGTATCAAAGTGTCTGTGTCTGGTTGTACTAAATACTTTGCaaagttattataaatatatttgtccGTTTTTTAAAGGTTGGTGGTTATTAAGACTTTTCGTAGCTGTATTCAGCTGTTTGGTTGTGGTATGTGGTTTTGGGATGATggaattaaaaagatacaatagCCGAAACCGTTTGAGATCACTCCTTAACAATCTGCCAGATGTAACGTTCAAATCTACTAACACCACAAACGAAAATAGTGCAGAGGAAACCCAAGAGTGTGCGATTTGTTATTCTTTTTTGTCAGAAGGGAAGACTTTACCTTGCAAACATGCCTTCCACAAGGACTGCTTAAGAAGATGGTTTCAAGTTAAGGCAGTTTGTCCTTTCTGTAACACTGAAATCAAATAA